One region of Arthrobacter sp. StoSoilB22 genomic DNA includes:
- a CDS encoding proline--tRNA ligase, translated as MVLRLSQLFLRTLREDPVDAEVASHKLLVRAGYIRRAAPGIYTWLPLGLSVLRKVEDIIRQEMSAIGAQEVHFPALLPREPYEATNRWTEYGDGLFRLQDRKGADYLLAPTHEEMFTLLVKDLYSSYKDLPLSLYQIQNKYRDEARPRAGLLRGREFIMKDSYSFDIDDAGLDASYAAHRAAYLKIFERLGLEVIPVAATAGAMGGSKSEEFLFPTEIGEDTFVRSAGGYYANVEAVTTVVPDEVDFSNAPAAQVLDTPNTPTIETLVEAANQLAPRSESDGGAWTAADTLKNVVLAVTLPTGERQIVVIGVPGDRGVDLKRVEANIGSHLPIAGEIGLEAANEEDLKKLPWLVKGYIGPGLSLGEPVLGLEGSSKVLFLVDPRVVSGTSWVTGANADGKHVFGLVAGRDFAWDGVLESTDVRAGDPAPDGSGPLETARGIEMGHIFQLGRKYAEALDLKVLDQNGKQQVVTMGSYGVGVTRAVAALAEANHDDRGLVWPRSVAPADVHVVAVGRGDEIFEAAEKLSLELEAAGLDVIFDDRPKVSPGVKFGDAELVGVPTILAVGRGLVDGVVEIKDRRSGEAENIAVDKAVDYVVNAVRTR; from the coding sequence GTGGTCCTTCGCCTTTCCCAGCTGTTCCTGCGCACCCTGCGTGAAGATCCCGTCGACGCCGAGGTCGCCAGCCACAAGCTTCTGGTCCGCGCCGGCTACATCCGCCGCGCCGCGCCCGGTATCTACACGTGGTTGCCGCTGGGGCTGAGCGTCCTGCGCAAGGTGGAGGACATCATCCGCCAGGAAATGTCCGCCATCGGAGCACAGGAAGTCCACTTCCCGGCGCTGCTACCCCGCGAACCCTACGAGGCCACCAACCGTTGGACCGAATATGGCGACGGCCTGTTCCGCCTCCAGGACCGTAAGGGGGCGGACTACCTTCTGGCCCCCACGCATGAGGAAATGTTCACGCTCCTGGTCAAGGACCTGTACTCCTCATACAAGGACCTGCCGTTGAGCCTGTACCAGATCCAGAACAAGTACCGTGATGAAGCACGTCCCAGGGCGGGCCTCCTCCGTGGGCGCGAGTTCATCATGAAGGACTCTTACTCCTTCGACATCGATGACGCCGGCCTGGATGCCAGCTACGCCGCACACCGCGCGGCCTACCTGAAGATCTTTGAGCGCCTAGGCTTGGAAGTCATTCCCGTAGCAGCCACGGCGGGCGCCATGGGTGGTTCCAAGAGTGAGGAATTCCTGTTCCCCACCGAGATCGGCGAGGACACGTTCGTGCGCTCGGCCGGCGGCTACTACGCCAACGTCGAAGCCGTGACCACGGTTGTCCCGGACGAGGTCGACTTCAGCAACGCTCCGGCCGCACAGGTCCTGGACACGCCGAACACTCCCACCATCGAGACTCTTGTGGAGGCCGCCAACCAGCTGGCTCCGCGCAGCGAGTCCGACGGCGGCGCATGGACTGCCGCTGACACGCTCAAGAATGTTGTCCTCGCCGTCACGCTGCCCACGGGGGAGCGCCAGATCGTGGTGATCGGCGTTCCGGGAGACCGCGGAGTGGACCTCAAGCGCGTGGAAGCCAACATTGGCTCCCACCTGCCCATCGCCGGTGAAATCGGCCTCGAGGCCGCCAACGAAGAGGACCTCAAGAAGCTGCCGTGGCTGGTCAAGGGCTACATCGGACCCGGCCTGTCCCTCGGCGAGCCCGTTCTGGGCCTGGAAGGATCCTCCAAGGTTCTCTTCCTTGTGGATCCCCGCGTCGTCTCCGGCACCAGCTGGGTTACCGGTGCCAATGCTGATGGCAAGCACGTCTTTGGGCTGGTAGCGGGTCGTGATTTCGCGTGGGACGGCGTTCTCGAAAGCACCGATGTCCGTGCGGGCGACCCCGCCCCGGACGGTTCAGGACCGCTGGAAACTGCACGGGGCATCGAAATGGGCCACATCTTCCAGCTCGGCCGCAAGTACGCTGAGGCCTTGGACCTGAAGGTCCTGGACCAGAACGGCAAGCAGCAGGTTGTCACCATGGGCTCCTACGGCGTCGGCGTAACGCGTGCCGTCGCAGCGTTGGCTGAAGCCAACCATGACGACCGTGGTCTCGTGTGGCCGCGCTCGGTGGCTCCGGCCGATGTTCACGTCGTGGCTGTCGGTCGCGGCGATGAGATCTTCGAAGCAGCAGAAAAGCTTTCCCTTGAACTCGAAGCTGCAGGCCTGGACGTCATTTTCGATGACCGTCCCAAGGTTTCGCCCGGTGTGAAGTTCGGCGACGCCGAACTGGTGGGCGTCCCCACCATCCTGGCCGTTGGCCGAGGGCTCGTGGACGGTGTGGTTGAGATCAAGGACCGCCGCAGTGGCGAAGCCGAGAATATCGCGGTGGACAAGGCCGTGGACTACGTGGTCAACGCTGTACGAACCCGGTGA
- a CDS encoding TSUP family transporter, with protein sequence MISGFESIQLTTLILIVVAGFAAGWVDAVVGGGGLIQLPALLLVPGITPVQALATNKMGSIFGTTTSAVTYYRRVGPDLKTAIPMAVIALAGSFGGAILAASLPASVFKPIIVLALIAVAIFTALRPSAGELTALRHDGHKHYVVACMIGAVIGFYDGLIGPGTGSFLVIALVSAMGYAFLEASAKAKIVNMATNAGALIFFLPHGSLLWGVGLILGLANMAGGYLGARTAVAKGSKFVRLVFLIVVAALIIKLGIDVWNENFAG encoded by the coding sequence GTGATTTCCGGCTTCGAATCGATCCAGCTCACCACCCTCATCCTGATTGTGGTGGCTGGATTCGCAGCAGGCTGGGTGGACGCCGTAGTCGGGGGCGGGGGACTGATCCAGCTCCCCGCCCTGCTGCTGGTTCCAGGTATCACGCCCGTCCAGGCTTTGGCCACGAACAAAATGGGGTCCATTTTCGGGACCACCACCAGCGCGGTCACGTATTATCGCCGCGTCGGGCCGGATCTGAAGACCGCAATTCCCATGGCGGTGATCGCGCTGGCTGGGAGTTTCGGCGGGGCCATTCTCGCTGCCTCCCTGCCTGCCAGCGTTTTCAAGCCCATCATCGTGTTGGCGCTGATCGCAGTCGCCATCTTCACAGCCCTGCGTCCCAGCGCCGGTGAACTGACCGCCCTGCGCCACGACGGCCATAAGCATTACGTGGTGGCGTGCATGATCGGTGCCGTGATCGGCTTTTACGACGGCCTGATCGGTCCGGGTACGGGCTCGTTCCTGGTCATAGCGCTCGTTTCGGCCATGGGTTATGCGTTCCTGGAAGCCAGCGCCAAAGCGAAGATCGTCAACATGGCCACCAATGCCGGCGCGCTGATTTTCTTCCTCCCCCACGGCTCCCTGCTGTGGGGCGTAGGCCTCATCCTTGGCCTGGCCAATATGGCAGGCGGCTACCTCGGTGCCAGGACCGCTGTGGCCAAGGGAAGTAAGTTTGTGCGCCTTGTCTTCCTGATCGTGGTGGCTGCGCTGATCATCAAACTTGGCATTGACGTCTGGAACGAGAACTTCGCAGGGTAG
- a CDS encoding aspartate dehydrogenase domain-containing protein, with the protein MVLKVALIGSGAIGSRVAELLDAGTAPGIELAGVVPHGKTRTGFSFEEAMDVADVVVECAGVAAVAEFGPRSISAGKDFLVTSIGALCEASLRKTLLDDGPGRTFLTTGALGGLDAITAASAGGTIYRITVESRKLPAALIQPWMDGETKESLLEATRPVELLRGGPAELIKAFPKSTNVVSALALAAGDWDVVEAALIADPAAKQTTHHVLAETSLGLFDTRVTNQASLGNPASSALVPHAVVRGLRTLANANGSFI; encoded by the coding sequence GTGGTCCTGAAAGTTGCTCTCATTGGTTCGGGCGCCATTGGATCGCGGGTGGCGGAACTGCTCGACGCCGGGACCGCCCCAGGCATCGAACTCGCCGGTGTTGTTCCCCACGGGAAAACCAGGACAGGTTTCAGCTTCGAAGAAGCCATGGACGTAGCTGACGTGGTGGTGGAGTGCGCCGGTGTCGCAGCAGTCGCCGAGTTCGGTCCCCGGAGTATTTCGGCCGGGAAGGACTTTCTGGTCACGTCGATCGGAGCCTTATGTGAGGCCTCGCTGAGGAAAACACTGCTCGACGACGGTCCAGGCCGAACGTTCCTGACAACCGGTGCGCTGGGCGGCCTGGATGCGATCACAGCGGCCTCCGCGGGCGGAACCATTTATCGCATCACCGTGGAATCGCGAAAACTTCCTGCTGCTTTGATCCAGCCATGGATGGACGGGGAAACGAAAGAATCACTCCTGGAAGCTACCAGGCCGGTTGAACTCCTGCGGGGTGGACCGGCAGAGCTGATCAAGGCCTTCCCCAAGTCAACCAACGTGGTGTCCGCGTTGGCGCTGGCAGCCGGTGACTGGGATGTGGTGGAAGCTGCGTTGATTGCTGACCCCGCAGCCAAGCAGACAACCCACCATGTCCTGGCCGAGACGAGCCTGGGGCTCTTCGATACACGTGTCACCAACCAGGCTTCCCTCGGCAACCCGGCGTCGAGCGCTTTGGTGCCGCACGCCGTCGTCCGCGGTTTGAGGACGCTTGCCAACGCCAACGGCAGTTTTATCTGA
- a CDS encoding aminoglycoside phosphotransferase family protein — protein sequence MNLHAMIPIPGDLHARYNRDSAGRDWLASLPGLISEALDRWGLSVDLVPGDEPWNGHGALVVPVLQGSTPAALKIAYPHEEALVERYALALWNGRGAVRLLASDDASCTMLLERLDASRWLQDAPLDEARDAWGAIMRELSIQPDGRVEWRVLDHVAATAERWSDELPAEWDRLDRPFPRWLLEAALEVCQTRGAVGRRSGKDVLVHTDLHFMNILATTSAEKLSLRGDYLAIDPQPQIGEAEFAVAPILWNRIRDLPRTDPEAGLLERCQDFSRAAGLDPDVARQWSIAREVQNALWYAAKPRHSGDLARSLWVASTLAGNRLDALPRAHDLPDPGEAA from the coding sequence GTGAACCTTCACGCGATGATTCCCATACCGGGCGACCTCCACGCCCGGTACAACCGCGACTCCGCGGGCAGGGATTGGCTCGCAAGCCTCCCGGGGCTCATCTCCGAGGCGTTGGACCGTTGGGGGCTCTCAGTGGATTTGGTGCCAGGCGATGAGCCTTGGAATGGCCACGGAGCCTTGGTGGTGCCAGTCCTTCAGGGCTCCACCCCCGCAGCGCTGAAGATCGCTTATCCCCACGAAGAAGCACTGGTGGAGCGCTATGCACTGGCCCTGTGGAACGGCCGGGGCGCTGTCCGCCTCCTGGCCTCGGACGATGCCAGTTGCACCATGCTGCTCGAACGCCTGGACGCCTCCCGTTGGCTCCAGGACGCCCCTCTGGACGAAGCCAGGGACGCATGGGGGGCCATTATGCGCGAGCTCTCGATCCAACCGGACGGAAGGGTGGAGTGGCGGGTTTTGGACCACGTCGCCGCAACCGCCGAGCGATGGAGCGATGAACTGCCTGCCGAATGGGACCGCCTGGACCGTCCCTTCCCTCGATGGTTGCTGGAAGCGGCACTGGAGGTCTGCCAGACGCGCGGGGCCGTAGGGCGCCGTTCAGGCAAGGATGTCCTGGTGCACACTGACCTGCATTTCATGAATATTCTTGCCACTACCAGCGCCGAAAAGCTGTCCCTGCGCGGCGACTATCTGGCTATTGATCCGCAACCACAGATTGGGGAGGCCGAGTTCGCCGTCGCCCCGATCCTGTGGAACCGCATCCGCGATCTTCCCCGGACGGATCCGGAGGCCGGGCTGCTGGAGCGGTGCCAGGACTTCAGCCGTGCCGCTGGATTGGATCCTGACGTTGCACGGCAATGGAGCATAGCCCGTGAGGTGCAGAACGCTTTATGGTATGCAGCAAAACCGCGGCACTCCGGTGATCTTGCCCGTTCCCTGTGGGTCGCAAGCACCCTGGCCGGCAACAGGCTCGACGCCCTTCCCCGGGCACACGATCTCCCCGACCCCGGCGAAGCAGCCTGA
- a CDS encoding VIT family protein translates to MASTETATTHENEPHRDDLAHRLNWLRAGVLGANDGIVSVAAIVVGVAGATTNTGLILSAGAAGLVGGAISMALGEYVSVSSQSDTQKALIEKEKRELAEQPEDELNELAAIYESKGLSAETARTVAQELTEHDALAAHLSAELNIHEDDIVSPWNAAFASAVAFTLGAILPMLAILLPPPGMRVPLTFVAVLLALAITGAVGAWLGGASRFRAAVRVVLGGALALAATFSIGTLLGASGVF, encoded by the coding sequence ATGGCTTCCACAGAAACTGCCACCACGCACGAGAATGAACCGCACCGTGACGATCTGGCACATCGGCTGAACTGGCTGCGGGCGGGCGTCCTGGGCGCCAATGACGGAATCGTGTCCGTCGCGGCAATCGTGGTGGGCGTTGCCGGTGCCACCACCAACACCGGCCTGATTCTCTCCGCGGGCGCCGCTGGCCTGGTGGGTGGCGCCATCTCCATGGCTTTGGGCGAGTACGTGTCCGTCAGCAGCCAAAGTGACACCCAGAAAGCCCTCATCGAAAAAGAAAAACGTGAGCTGGCGGAGCAGCCGGAAGATGAGCTCAACGAGTTGGCCGCGATCTACGAGTCCAAAGGGCTCAGTGCAGAGACCGCCCGGACCGTTGCACAGGAGCTGACCGAGCACGACGCCTTGGCCGCACACCTCTCGGCCGAGCTCAATATCCATGAAGATGACATCGTCAGCCCTTGGAACGCAGCCTTTGCCTCGGCCGTAGCGTTCACTTTGGGAGCGATTCTTCCCATGCTGGCCATCTTGCTGCCGCCACCGGGGATGCGGGTTCCCCTAACGTTCGTCGCAGTCCTGCTTGCCTTGGCGATCACTGGCGCGGTTGGTGCGTGGCTCGGCGGTGCTTCCCGCTTCCGTGCAGCGGTCCGGGTGGTGCTGGGCGGGGCCCTCGCGCTGGCTGCCACGTTCTCCATCGGAACCCTGTTGGGGGCCAGCGGCGTTTTCTAA
- a CDS encoding DUF4439 domain-containing protein: MVALLVAGTGMVLLPRDSGTPPAVSFTETARLTALEDTLLLRESATTLAKSAAPEAGKPMSGSAVTLLTTHAQALFDPRGTTSSATLSGAAPSPRQSSAAAEQSSRASFLAGLAGSGWKRLDDARKADGGIARLLAAVGTAQVLQAEKLAAAWQLPLPEQTRASETKAPTATPLAASCPSANPTPEPMSATTDTALAAVVRSQQEAIYVYQVALKRLDETKSAAAAKHLQVHQALLREAEAVTSANCADAPTGEAGYRLPDTFTQDPATFLGSVELASLPRFGDLAALSTGETRTWALDNLVAAARRSLAWGAQLPALPGLMLDAGELPSLPTPTSTPASQGG; this comes from the coding sequence GTGGTGGCACTGCTTGTTGCAGGCACCGGAATGGTCCTTCTTCCGCGTGATTCCGGCACTCCCCCGGCTGTCTCGTTCACCGAAACAGCACGTTTGACGGCGTTGGAGGACACGCTGCTGCTGCGGGAATCGGCCACGACGCTGGCGAAGTCCGCGGCTCCCGAGGCCGGAAAGCCCATGTCCGGCAGCGCTGTGACTTTGCTGACAACCCACGCTCAGGCCTTATTCGACCCTCGCGGAACGACATCCAGTGCCACCCTGTCAGGGGCAGCCCCCTCACCCCGTCAGTCCTCGGCTGCAGCGGAACAAAGCAGCCGTGCATCCTTCCTGGCCGGGCTGGCCGGCAGCGGCTGGAAGCGCTTGGACGACGCGCGCAAGGCCGACGGCGGGATCGCCCGGCTGCTCGCCGCCGTCGGAACCGCGCAGGTGCTGCAGGCCGAAAAGTTGGCTGCCGCATGGCAGTTGCCCCTGCCGGAGCAGACACGGGCGTCGGAGACCAAGGCCCCCACGGCGACACCTTTGGCTGCCTCATGCCCCTCAGCAAACCCCACCCCGGAGCCGATGTCCGCGACCACCGACACAGCCCTGGCTGCGGTTGTTCGCTCACAGCAGGAGGCGATCTACGTATACCAAGTGGCCTTGAAGAGGCTGGACGAGACGAAGTCGGCGGCCGCTGCCAAGCACTTGCAAGTTCACCAAGCGCTCCTCCGGGAGGCTGAAGCAGTCACCAGCGCCAACTGCGCGGATGCACCCACGGGCGAGGCGGGCTACCGGCTGCCGGATACTTTCACTCAGGATCCCGCTACATTCCTTGGCTCGGTAGAGCTTGCCTCGCTGCCTCGATTCGGTGACCTTGCTGCCCTGTCCACGGGCGAGACCCGCACATGGGCCCTGGACAACCTGGTGGCAGCCGCCCGCAGGAGCCTCGCTTGGGGCGCGCAGCTGCCTGCGCTGCCGGGACTCATGCTCGACGCCGGCGAACTGCCTTCCTTGCCTACGCCCACTAGCACGCCAGCTTCCCAGGGCGGATAG
- the rimP gene encoding ribosome maturation factor RimP, with amino-acid sequence MSDSEATTSTDRSESNSTATIHNPEESRLRALLEPAVLANRLYLEDVSIHVAGSHRTVHVVVDLPQEETGGVSLDAIAEVSRGLSDILDNDPHDDGRPYDLEVSSPGVSRPLTEPRHWHRARGRMVRVNVIQGENLLGRITSVGEDAVTLIPEHEVKKGMKPKQGEPITIPFDRIRQGKVEIEFSHLHEAALEDEHNGPSEEA; translated from the coding sequence GTGAGTGACTCGGAAGCCACGACTTCAACAGACCGTTCTGAATCGAACTCAACGGCCACCATCCACAACCCGGAAGAGAGCAGGCTTAGGGCGCTGCTTGAACCGGCTGTCCTTGCCAACAGGCTCTACCTCGAGGATGTTTCCATCCACGTTGCCGGTTCACACCGCACGGTCCACGTCGTGGTGGACCTTCCCCAGGAAGAGACCGGAGGCGTCAGCCTTGACGCCATCGCAGAGGTCTCACGCGGACTGTCCGATATTCTGGACAACGATCCCCATGACGACGGCCGTCCCTACGACCTTGAGGTTTCATCCCCTGGAGTAAGCCGTCCTTTGACCGAACCGCGTCACTGGCACCGCGCCCGCGGCCGTATGGTCAGGGTCAACGTCATCCAGGGAGAAAACCTTCTGGGCCGCATTACCTCCGTGGGGGAAGATGCTGTGACGCTCATCCCCGAGCACGAGGTCAAGAAGGGCATGAAGCCCAAGCAGGGCGAACCCATCACTATTCCTTTCGACAGGATCCGCCAAGGAAAAGTCGAGATTGAATTCAGCCACCTCCACGAGGCTGCGCTGGAAGACGAGCACAACGGACCTTCCGAGGAGGCCTAA
- the nusA gene encoding transcription termination factor NusA: MDIDMSALRLLEREREIPLDLLIPTIEQALLVAYHKTPGAFEKARAELDRKSGHVTIWATEIDDDGEPIGEFEDTPAGFGRIAASTARQIILQRLRDVEDDNVLGEFKGREGELVAGMIQQGNNPHMIQVNLGSVEALLPPPEQVPGEKYLHGSRLRAFVVDVHRGAKGPSITLSRSHPGLVRKLFEMEVPEIADHSVEIVALAREAGHRTKIAVKANTAGINAKGACIGEMGSRVRAVMTELNDEKIDIVDFSDDPATFIANSLSPSRVNSVTITDEATRSARVVVPDYQLSLAIGKEGQNARLAAKLTGWRIDIISDAAPAKAD, encoded by the coding sequence ATGGATATTGACATGAGCGCACTGAGACTCCTGGAGCGTGAGCGTGAAATCCCGCTGGATCTCCTGATTCCCACCATCGAACAAGCGCTGCTGGTGGCGTACCACAAGACGCCCGGCGCCTTCGAAAAGGCCCGTGCCGAGTTGGACCGCAAGAGCGGTCACGTGACCATTTGGGCTACGGAAATCGACGACGACGGTGAGCCCATCGGCGAGTTCGAAGACACCCCTGCCGGTTTTGGCCGCATCGCCGCCAGCACGGCCCGCCAGATCATTCTGCAGCGTCTTCGCGACGTGGAAGACGACAACGTGCTGGGCGAGTTCAAAGGCCGTGAAGGCGAACTTGTGGCCGGCATGATCCAGCAGGGCAACAACCCGCACATGATTCAGGTCAACCTCGGATCCGTGGAAGCATTGCTGCCCCCGCCCGAGCAAGTCCCCGGTGAGAAGTACCTCCACGGAAGCCGCTTGCGTGCTTTTGTGGTGGACGTCCACCGCGGCGCCAAGGGTCCGTCCATCACTTTGTCCCGTTCGCACCCCGGGCTGGTCCGCAAGTTGTTCGAAATGGAAGTTCCGGAAATTGCGGATCACTCTGTGGAGATCGTCGCACTGGCCCGTGAAGCCGGCCACCGTACCAAGATCGCGGTCAAGGCCAACACTGCCGGCATCAACGCCAAGGGTGCATGCATCGGCGAAATGGGTTCCCGCGTCCGGGCAGTCATGACCGAACTCAACGACGAAAAGATCGACATCGTTGACTTCAGCGACGACCCCGCAACCTTCATTGCCAACTCCTTGTCGCCGTCGCGAGTGAATTCCGTCACTATCACGGACGAAGCAACCCGCTCGGCCCGCGTAGTAGTGCCCGACTACCAGCTTTCCCTGGCGATCGGCAAAGAGGGCCAGAACGCGCGGCTCGCAGCCAAGCTGACTGGCTGGCGCATCGATATCATCTCCGATGCCGCTCCCGCTAAGGCTGACTAG
- a CDS encoding YlxR family protein — MEPGLRPVSTRFGVPQLHAQDRGPSGASSVRQVGHVVAELLEHGHGPVRTCIGCRKQGSRSELVRLVAQGSGSSAVLVDVRRRMAGRGAWLHPSEKCLTLAIKRRAFGRALAGASDAGAVERYLMSGAPLVEAQAAAGKPSKPESGSEN, encoded by the coding sequence ATGGAACCGGGCTTACGTCCGGTATCCACGCGCTTTGGCGTGCCTCAGCTGCATGCGCAGGACCGGGGCCCGTCGGGTGCCAGTAGCGTAAGGCAGGTTGGACACGTCGTGGCTGAACTGCTTGAACATGGCCATGGGCCTGTTCGCACGTGCATCGGATGCCGGAAGCAAGGCTCCCGGTCCGAGCTTGTCCGGCTGGTCGCCCAAGGCAGCGGTTCTTCCGCAGTCCTGGTCGACGTTCGACGCCGGATGGCTGGCAGGGGTGCATGGCTTCACCCCAGCGAAAAGTGCTTGACATTGGCAATCAAGCGGCGAGCTTTCGGAAGGGCCCTTGCGGGTGCTTCCGATGCAGGCGCCGTGGAACGATACCTGATGTCCGGTGCGCCCCTTGTGGAGGCCCAGGCCGCCGCAGGAAAACCGTCCAAACCTGAAAGCGGGTCAGAAAACTGA